Proteins encoded together in one Aeromonas encheleia window:
- a CDS encoding pilus assembly PilX family protein: MQQKGMALILSLIFLTVVSMLAMAAMRGGLLQEKMAGNYRESLQAFQAAEAALRGAERYIEGGTAGPFNNSSGLYELVDSAVDPLASTTSWRSHNTGGQGQSPGYFIERLPYTQGASENLAADEPQSERRLYRITARGYGLSNESVVLLQSTYSR; this comes from the coding sequence ATGCAGCAGAAAGGAATGGCACTGATCCTGAGCCTCATCTTCCTGACGGTGGTGAGCATGCTGGCGATGGCGGCCATGCGTGGTGGCCTGCTGCAGGAGAAGATGGCGGGGAATTATCGGGAAAGTCTGCAGGCGTTTCAGGCCGCCGAGGCGGCGCTGCGGGGAGCGGAGCGCTATATCGAAGGCGGTACTGCAGGCCCCTTCAACAACAGCAGCGGGCTCTATGAGCTAGTGGATTCGGCCGTGGATCCGCTGGCATCGACTACCTCGTGGCGTAGCCACAATACCGGCGGCCAGGGACAATCCCCCGGGTATTTCATCGAGCGATTGCCCTATACCCAGGGGGCAAGTGAGAACCTGGCTGCGGACGAACCCCAGAGTGAGCGTCGCCTCTATCGCATCACGGCCAGAGGATATGGCCTCTCGAACGAGAGTGTTGTGCTGTTGCAGTCAACTTACAGTCGCTAG
- a CDS encoding pilus assembly protein — MRTSLWMLLGLLPVLPVLGALDIAQTPLYLGTRAEPNIMFTLDNSSSMLSEVMPEELVPTNLSVFFIYPRADDVYGSYDWSNSTVTFASNSDFNAYNRSSQNNRLYYNPSLTYRPWANADGSLMANASITCAPHNPTNTTAGCRDLTKNNKFRADYYTNFSSDYNRNAEETFWPAIYFSYKGSGDLKKVGSYTRVEIKSGTTYDSRPNRSDCKSAPVCAYAEEIQNFANWYTYYRSRILAARAGVGRAFASQGNTLRVGFTTINSGSTMLRIVAPFSGTQRTGFFTDLYSGKFNGINYTPLRTSLQDVGNYFSRTDNNGPWATSAGSTAAHLTCRQSYNILMTDGYWTEGRSYNPSPAVGDVDKDGTADTLADVSLNFWKTDLRTDLANKVPTSTTDPANWQHLVNFTVGLGVNGTLNPANGVPSRWPDPYDSDAKKVDDLWHAAVNSKGGFFSAADPDTFATALSNTLAQIASRTSSASSVTANATRLDSNTHIYQARYNSGDWSGQLIAIPLDDSGALENKTWDAAAQIPSPADRRIFTLQGGSGINFTWGDLSATNKALFALGGDTLGEARVGYLRGDRSREQGRGGTFRDRSSVLGDIINSDPVYVGRQDYGYGAASGMTQTERERYVAFLSSTLVTGRPPMLYVGANDGMLHGFRASDGVETMAYVPASQLGELTPLAQPGYAHRYYVDGSPKVGDAYLNGGWKTVLLGSTGAGGKAVFAIDVTNPANMMASNVMWEFNTSSNAEMGVALSVPTLGKVKAGDKWVALVANGYNSQSQMARLFVIDLADGSLIKELNTGVGSSSAPNGLSSPLPVDVDGDKLIDYVYAGDLQGNLWKFDLTANNSNQWGVALKTGNQGIPLYQACDGTCSATSRQPITVRPLALRHPNGGVMVLFGTGSYITNDDKSLPSTPRIDAVYGIWDANGQSSTITASQLQSQAITSELAANGTTRKFNVRVVSNNVVDYSARKGWSLRLISPGFSKGVGERQVAEMLYRHKRLIFNTLIPSSDACDFGGRSWLMEIEPFSGARLSYSVFDVNGDSAINDDDYVEVPDGNGGSTKVPGSGKQFDELTTTPSVVEDGEVERKYMSGSSGNVSVTLEEGAGDQGGRQSWIQLE, encoded by the coding sequence ATGCGTACATCTCTGTGGATGTTATTGGGGTTGTTGCCGGTGTTGCCGGTGCTCGGTGCGCTCGATATCGCCCAGACCCCCCTCTATCTCGGTACTCGCGCCGAGCCCAATATCATGTTCACCTTGGACAACTCGAGCTCGATGCTCTCTGAGGTGATGCCGGAAGAGTTGGTGCCAACTAATCTCAGCGTGTTCTTCATCTATCCCAGAGCCGATGATGTGTATGGCAGCTATGACTGGAGCAACAGCACTGTTACGTTCGCCAGCAACAGCGATTTCAATGCCTATAACCGGTCGAGTCAGAACAACAGACTCTACTACAACCCCTCATTGACCTATCGCCCCTGGGCCAATGCGGATGGTTCCCTGATGGCGAATGCCAGCATCACCTGTGCGCCCCACAATCCGACCAATACGACTGCTGGCTGTCGCGACCTGACCAAAAATAACAAGTTCCGGGCAGACTATTACACGAACTTTTCCTCCGACTACAACAGAAACGCGGAAGAGACATTCTGGCCAGCCATCTACTTTTCCTACAAGGGAAGTGGCGACCTAAAGAAGGTTGGCAGCTATACCCGGGTCGAGATCAAGTCGGGCACTACCTATGACAGCCGGCCCAACCGCAGCGATTGCAAGAGTGCTCCTGTCTGTGCCTATGCCGAGGAGATCCAGAATTTTGCCAACTGGTATACCTATTACCGCTCCCGGATCCTGGCCGCCCGTGCAGGGGTCGGACGAGCCTTTGCCAGCCAAGGTAATACCCTTAGGGTGGGATTCACCACCATCAACAGTGGGAGCACCATGCTGCGCATCGTGGCACCCTTTAGCGGCACCCAGCGCACCGGTTTTTTCACGGATCTGTATAGCGGCAAATTCAATGGCATAAACTACACGCCGCTGCGGACCAGCCTCCAGGATGTGGGGAATTACTTCTCCCGCACTGACAACAATGGCCCCTGGGCGACCAGTGCCGGCAGCACGGCGGCACATCTGACCTGCCGTCAGAGTTACAACATCCTGATGACGGACGGGTACTGGACCGAGGGACGCTCTTATAATCCCAGTCCCGCGGTCGGTGATGTGGACAAGGATGGTACAGCCGACACCTTGGCTGACGTATCCCTCAATTTCTGGAAGACGGACCTGCGCACCGATCTGGCCAACAAGGTACCGACTAGCACCACAGATCCGGCAAATTGGCAGCATTTGGTCAACTTCACCGTGGGATTGGGGGTTAATGGCACGTTGAATCCCGCCAACGGGGTGCCAAGCCGCTGGCCCGATCCTTACGATTCTGACGCTAAGAAGGTCGATGATCTGTGGCATGCGGCAGTCAACAGCAAGGGCGGCTTTTTCAGTGCCGCCGATCCCGATACCTTCGCCACCGCGCTCAGCAACACCCTGGCCCAGATAGCATCACGCACCAGTTCTGCCAGCTCGGTGACGGCCAATGCGACTCGACTCGACAGCAATACCCATATCTATCAGGCCCGCTACAACAGCGGGGACTGGTCCGGTCAACTCATCGCCATTCCGCTTGATGATAGTGGGGCTCTGGAGAACAAGACCTGGGATGCGGCGGCTCAGATCCCGTCTCCCGCGGATCGCCGGATCTTCACCCTGCAGGGAGGGAGTGGCATCAATTTCACCTGGGGCGATCTCAGCGCCACCAATAAGGCCTTGTTTGCCCTCGGGGGGGACACGCTGGGAGAGGCCAGGGTGGGTTACTTGCGCGGTGATCGCAGCCGTGAACAGGGACGTGGGGGCACCTTCAGGGATCGCAGCTCTGTGCTGGGGGACATCATCAACTCGGATCCCGTCTATGTGGGGCGCCAGGATTACGGCTATGGCGCGGCCAGCGGAATGACCCAGACCGAGCGGGAACGCTATGTAGCCTTCCTAAGCTCGACCCTGGTGACCGGACGCCCACCGATGCTCTATGTCGGGGCGAACGACGGGATGCTACACGGCTTCAGGGCCAGCGACGGCGTCGAGACCATGGCTTATGTGCCTGCATCCCAGCTTGGGGAGCTGACGCCCTTGGCCCAGCCGGGTTATGCACATCGTTACTATGTTGATGGGTCGCCCAAGGTGGGGGATGCCTATCTGAATGGTGGCTGGAAGACCGTATTGCTGGGCAGTACCGGGGCCGGAGGCAAGGCCGTGTTCGCCATCGACGTTACCAATCCAGCTAACATGATGGCCAGTAATGTGATGTGGGAATTTAACACGAGCAGCAACGCCGAAATGGGCGTAGCGCTCTCGGTGCCCACCCTGGGAAAGGTCAAGGCCGGGGACAAGTGGGTTGCTCTGGTGGCCAATGGTTACAACAGCCAAAGCCAGATGGCCAGGCTGTTTGTGATCGATCTGGCGGATGGCTCCCTCATCAAGGAGTTGAATACCGGGGTCGGCTCGAGTTCGGCGCCCAATGGCCTGTCGAGTCCTCTGCCGGTGGACGTGGATGGGGACAAACTGATCGACTATGTCTACGCCGGCGATCTGCAAGGCAATCTGTGGAAGTTCGATCTGACCGCCAACAACAGCAACCAGTGGGGGGTGGCGCTCAAGACCGGCAACCAGGGTATTCCCCTTTACCAGGCGTGTGATGGTACCTGCTCCGCCACCAGCCGCCAGCCCATCACGGTCAGGCCATTGGCGCTGCGACACCCCAATGGGGGGGTTATGGTCCTGTTCGGTACCGGGAGCTATATCACCAATGATGACAAGAGCCTGCCGAGCACGCCGCGGATTGACGCCGTATACGGCATCTGGGATGCCAATGGTCAGAGCAGCACCATCACGGCCAGCCAGTTGCAGAGCCAGGCGATCACCAGCGAGTTGGCGGCTAATGGCACTACCCGCAAGTTCAACGTAAGGGTGGTCTCCAACAATGTGGTGGATTACAGCGCCCGCAAGGGATGGTCTCTGAGGCTTATTTCACCAGGTTTTAGCAAAGGTGTCGGGGAACGTCAGGTTGCGGAGATGCTGTATCGTCACAAGCGGTTGATTTTCAATACTCTCATCCCCTCATCTGACGCCTGTGACTTCGGTGGCCGCTCCTGGTTGATGGAGATCGAGCCCTTCTCTGGGGCCCGTCTCAGCTACTCGGTGTTCGATGTCAACGGCGATAGTGCCATCAATGACGATGACTATGTCGAGGTGCCGGATGGCAATGGCGGTTCAACCAAGGTGCCCGGCAGTGGCAAGCAGTTTGATGAGCTGACGACGACCCCAAGCGTGGTGGAAGATGGCGAGGTAGAGCGCAAGTATATGAGCGGCTCCAGCGGCAATGTGTCGGTGACCCTGGAGGAGGGGGCTGGTGATCAGGGAGGAAGGCAGTCTTGGATTCAATTGGAATGA